gtCCAAAGTCAAAAGAATATGCATGGTATCCATGAAGACTTGTATCGAAATCTTATATTTTACAAGtagtatacatatgtatattgGATGTATAGAGTGAATCATCAAACTTGGTATGAAGCTTCCACAAATGTACTACTATTTATTAACCAGTGAAGAATCTTCTCCAAGACTGCCAAGGAAGAAATCCCCCtgttttacattttaaaaaaaaattaaaaaaattagaaacaacAAACATAATAAACACAAGAAGTGAAGAATCTTCTCCAAGACTGCCAAGGAAGAAATCCCCCtgttttacatttttaaaaaaaattaaaaaaattagaaacaacAAACATAATAAACACAATAAGGCTCTATAACTATATTTTCGATAATTCCGTTCCATAGCTATAATTTTATTGAATGCGATGAAGTAGAGTAGTGGATAGGTTAGTACCACAATTAGGACATCTCTTATAAAATTTGTTCTTAAGAACAAGTCCTGAACCCCCACAAACTTCACATTTCCTCTGTTTTACCTGACAAAACCAACAAGTTTTATCAGATTTTTGAGTATGGGATGCAACTTCACAGCAATTAAATAGAATTAGAATTAATGTTACTTAACTATTCTTTTGCTGAACTCCACTCCAGCAACTACAAATGGTGTCACACCTGCTGcatacaacaataacatactcaataaaatcatataaagtgGAGTCTCGTGTGAAGTTGGAttttaggcctaactcacaccccaaaatcTAGCTCAAAAGGAGGAGAATTGTCAAACTTTATAAGGAGTTCATCCATCTCATTAAGCACCAATGcgagacttttgtcattctttaataccCCACCTCACGCCAGTAGTGCTTAGCAACTAGTGCGTGGacaatttttgattttgaggCCCCAACATCGAGTGAGACGGATCctactctgataccatgtgaaattaggatTTAGACCTAAATCACACTCCAAAATCTAGGTCAAAGGGAGGAGAATTATCCaaaccttataaggagtccacattcatctcattaatcatcgatatgtgacttttatcattcttttaacATGTTGAGAGACTAGAATATACAGACGTCTTATTAAGATGTTTTCAAGAGAGCCTCAATTCaagtaataattaaaagaaaaatggtataaaagaaaaacataataatcTAATAACAAAGGAGTAGGACGAATGTATACAAGAAACCATATCAACAGTAATATGCAGTTATCTAAATACACTAAAACCACAGATAAGACTACATGAATAGGTTGATACTATGAATAACACTATGTTGTAACTTCAGAAAATGCTCAAAATAGTCCTTCATGTATAGTATAGATAATACTTTATTTTGATTCAGAAGATAGAATAGAGTATGAATAGTACCCAAAGAGCCAGCAACAATTTGCCAAGTGATTTCCACCTGAGTTGGATCTGAAGTAATTATATCGGTGGCCGCGACGGCGTTGATTGGCTTGCTTAATTGCTTGTTCCGTTTCATAAGAATAGGGAGCTGGGTTTGCTTGTTTAATGGAATTGCTGGTGAATTGAATCCATGAAGAGGCGCCAATGGAGTAGCCATTGGAGAGTAAAGAGCACAAAATTCTTCTTTTTGGTTGTAGGGGTAAAATGTGGTGTAAATGTTTAACAACCACAAAATTGTATACTTGCTCTAATCTCTCCACGTTGCGCCACTTCTTTGCTCTCTacttagtttttaaaaaatgggcTTAAAATAACTTTGAAGTAttaaaaatggtataaaattacctTTCATCTATCTATTGAATCTAAAATGTCGTTCTTATCTACCTATTAACTCCAAAATACCCTCGTCATCTAtgtttgagttcaaaattgaccatttatttaattgttttaaaattaaactctttaaatattttcaaaatacttgacattcaactattggttataatttaatttattaatataatttataaatcaacccactatccactcattactaactaaacgccacccaattaataatacaattataatatcaaaatcgtcataaacactactaaaacacgatgaaattatagatttttgaaaatgacatccaaaattattagAGTCCAAGTctaagccccaattaaatttaggttgagccgcttatttaggaggacactttcaatagaaTTCTCTTTCAggattgaattaaaaatttatgattaaaggtaaagaagtaataatcC
This portion of the Solanum pennellii chromosome 12, SPENNV200 genome encodes:
- the LOC107005567 gene encoding uncharacterized protein LOC107005567 isoform X3, with protein sequence MATPLAPLHGFNSPAIPLNKQTQLPILMKRNKQLSKPINAVAATDIITSDPTQVEITWQIVAGSLAGVTPFVVAGVEFSKRIVKQRKCEVCGGSGLVLKNKFYKRCPNCGGFLPWQSWRRFFTG
- the LOC107005567 gene encoding uncharacterized protein LOC107005567 isoform X1, giving the protein MATPLAPLHGFNSPAIPLNKQTQLPILMKRNKQLSKPINAVAATDIITSDPTQVEITWQIVAGSLAGVTPFVVAGVEFSKRIVKQRKCEVCGGSGLVLKNKFYKRCPNCGGFLPWQSWRRFFTSCVYYVCCF
- the LOC107005567 gene encoding uncharacterized protein LOC107005567 isoform X2, giving the protein MATPLAPLHGFNSPAIPLNKQTQLPILMKRNKQLSKPINAVAATDIITSDPTQVEITWQIVAGSLGVTPFVVAGVEFSKRIVKQRKCEVCGGSGLVLKNKFYKRCPNCGGFLPWQSWRRFFTSCVYYVCCF